A DNA window from Thermosynechococcaceae cyanobacterium Okahandja contains the following coding sequences:
- a CDS encoding ATP-binding protein, protein MGQLSFRHKLLLWTLLPIVVIYTGLFLYIRSRIIRRSTADYEDWQQNLVLLYATQFNDNLRQMAELASTTAHALETFPATSEAELYQFLAKNVQLNPLTYGSAIAFRPYGFSPQKRLFCPYVFKLGNELRQVDTGQVYDYTDPQWEWYSEAVRTGVARWSEPYFDEGAGDALMVTFSAPFRRDGQIRGVATVDVALTTLEEQINIEGLREAQFFVLDHLGRVIFHGDQAYIGQSIFKVAGAQDRSDLKELGQAMIAGETGHRWLTDWNSSQKQWVFYAPIDQSRWSLAIRLNEADFLAFVNEETRFGLIILMISFGLISIVTWLVTGYMVQPIQKLDLAAQKITAGNLDIRGVVDTQGRDEIGNLGRTFVAMAGQLQESFSQLRRFNQRLEEEVARRTAELASANAQLLKKEKILYTHNEALVQLSQSPHVQQGNFRQALQDIIRATATTLKVQRVTAWQLQGDHLLCVAQYDATATNDSPPPALSPPTYPEYLKLLHKGEPLVVDDVLADPRTHELRDYALTYGVRSLIDAPIIFNGQLLGILCVEQVGEPRLWLVEERSFVSNVADIVTISLAAYQRRRAEQELIKAKDAAEAANKAKSVFLANMSHELRTPLNAILGFSQLLLGDRSLGAQHRKTLETINRSGEHLLGLINDVLDMAKIEAGRITLQETTFDLRRMLETLHSMLKVRADAKGLRLLFDVPADLPLAVKTDELKLRQVLVNLLSNAIKFTKEGGVALKVNYTPGTPARLAFEVSDTGIGMSAAELGQLFQPFVQTDSSKKVSEGTGLGLAISRQFVQLMGGDIHVRSEKGQGSHFTFEISVGLGDRADLEEDTPRTILGLADPTAEVRILVVDDVAENRQLLVQLLQPLGFQCREAENGQVAIEQWQAWQPHAILMDIRMPVLDGKEATRLIKAQGGDRAPKILAVTASSFEQDKQELLRIGCDDYIAKPFRAQTILERLAHHLNLDYRYDTTATPAAPTAPRTVTLEPAALMVMPRPWIAELQEAAKKLNSKRIQELIAEIPPDEAVLIEGLQQLVKGFRFDKIVELTLA, encoded by the coding sequence GTGGGTCAATTATCTTTTCGCCACAAACTCCTACTGTGGACACTCCTACCCATTGTTGTGATTTATACGGGACTATTTTTGTACATTCGCTCCCGTATTATTCGCCGCAGTACTGCTGACTACGAGGACTGGCAGCAGAACCTTGTGCTCCTCTATGCCACTCAATTTAACGACAACCTGCGGCAAATGGCAGAACTAGCGAGCACCACCGCCCATGCCCTAGAAACCTTTCCCGCCACGAGTGAGGCGGAGCTATATCAGTTCCTCGCTAAAAACGTGCAACTCAACCCCCTCACCTACGGGTCGGCCATTGCCTTTCGACCCTACGGCTTCTCCCCCCAAAAACGCCTCTTTTGTCCCTACGTATTTAAGCTGGGCAATGAACTGCGGCAAGTAGATACCGGCCAAGTCTATGACTACACCGATCCCCAATGGGAGTGGTATAGCGAAGCCGTGCGCACGGGCGTTGCCCGCTGGAGCGAACCCTACTTTGATGAAGGGGCAGGGGATGCCCTCATGGTTACCTTCTCCGCCCCCTTTCGCCGCGATGGTCAAATTCGCGGTGTGGCCACGGTGGATGTTGCCCTCACAACCCTTGAAGAGCAGATCAACATTGAGGGGCTGCGGGAGGCTCAGTTTTTTGTGCTTGATCACCTCGGTCGGGTCATTTTCCATGGGGATCAAGCCTACATTGGTCAATCGATCTTTAAGGTGGCTGGCGCCCAAGATCGCTCAGACCTCAAGGAATTGGGTCAGGCCATGATTGCCGGTGAAACCGGACACCGCTGGCTAACGGACTGGAACTCGTCCCAAAAGCAATGGGTGTTTTACGCCCCCATTGATCAATCCCGGTGGAGCTTGGCCATTCGTCTGAATGAGGCGGACTTTCTGGCCTTTGTGAACGAGGAAACGCGCTTTGGCCTGATTATTCTAATGATTTCCTTTGGTCTGATTAGCATTGTCACTTGGTTGGTGACCGGTTATATGGTGCAGCCCATCCAGAAGCTCGACCTTGCCGCCCAGAAAATTACCGCGGGTAACTTAGATATTCGCGGTGTTGTGGATACCCAAGGCAGGGATGAAATCGGCAACTTGGGGCGCACGTTTGTGGCCATGGCCGGTCAACTACAGGAAAGTTTTAGCCAACTCCGCCGCTTTAACCAGCGCCTTGAAGAGGAGGTGGCGCGGCGCACCGCCGAACTGGCCAGCGCAAATGCCCAACTCCTGAAAAAAGAGAAAATTTTGTACACCCACAACGAAGCTCTGGTGCAGTTGAGCCAGTCCCCCCACGTGCAGCAGGGGAACTTTCGCCAAGCGCTCCAGGACATTATCCGGGCAACGGCCACCACCCTCAAGGTGCAGCGGGTCACCGCATGGCAGTTGCAGGGGGATCACCTCCTCTGTGTGGCTCAGTACGATGCAACGGCGACCAACGACAGCCCCCCTCCTGCCCTGAGCCCGCCCACCTATCCCGAGTACCTCAAGCTATTGCACAAGGGGGAACCCCTGGTGGTGGATGATGTATTGGCGGATCCCCGTACCCATGAACTGCGGGACTATGCCCTGACCTATGGGGTGCGATCCCTAATTGATGCGCCAATTATCTTTAACGGTCAATTGCTGGGGATTCTCTGCGTGGAGCAGGTGGGGGAACCGCGGCTGTGGCTGGTGGAGGAACGCAGTTTTGTCTCGAATGTGGCGGATATTGTCACCATTAGCCTTGCGGCCTATCAGCGGCGACGGGCGGAACAGGAACTGATTAAAGCGAAGGACGCGGCGGAGGCCGCCAACAAAGCCAAAAGTGTTTTCTTAGCGAACATGAGCCATGAACTACGCACGCCCCTGAATGCCATTCTCGGCTTTAGTCAACTTCTTTTGGGCGATCGCTCCTTGGGGGCGCAGCACCGCAAAACCCTTGAAACCATTAACCGCAGTGGTGAGCACCTGCTGGGTCTCATTAACGATGTGCTGGACATGGCCAAAATTGAAGCGGGGCGGATTACGCTGCAGGAAACCACTTTTGATCTGCGACGGATGCTGGAGACACTCCACAGTATGTTGAAGGTGCGAGCCGACGCCAAGGGGCTGCGCCTGCTCTTTGATGTGCCAGCGGATCTGCCCTTAGCGGTCAAGACCGATGAACTGAAACTGCGGCAGGTGTTGGTGAACCTCCTCAGCAATGCCATTAAGTTTACGAAGGAGGGCGGGGTGGCGCTCAAAGTGAACTATACCCCGGGCACTCCCGCTCGCTTAGCCTTTGAGGTGAGTGATACCGGCATTGGCATGAGCGCTGCTGAGTTGGGGCAACTGTTTCAGCCCTTTGTCCAAACCGACAGCAGTAAGAAGGTGAGTGAGGGCACGGGCCTAGGGTTGGCCATTAGCCGCCAATTTGTGCAACTGATGGGGGGGGATATTCATGTGCGCAGCGAAAAGGGGCAAGGCAGCCACTTTACCTTTGAGATTAGCGTCGGCTTAGGGGATAGGGCCGATTTAGAGGAGGACACGCCCCGCACCATCTTGGGTTTGGCGGATCCGACGGCGGAGGTGCGCATTTTGGTGGTGGACGATGTGGCCGAAAATCGGCAGTTACTGGTGCAGTTATTGCAACCCTTGGGCTTTCAGTGCCGCGAAGCGGAAAATGGTCAGGTGGCAATTGAGCAGTGGCAGGCGTGGCAGCCCCATGCCATTCTCATGGATATTCGGATGCCGGTGCTCGACGGCAAAGAGGCCACCCGCCTAATTAAAGCGCAGGGGGGCGATCGCGCTCCTAAGATTTTGGCTGTGACCGCCAGTAGCTTTGAGCAAGACAAGCAAGAACTGCTGCGCATTGGCTGCGATGACTACATTGCCAAGCCCTTCCGCGCCCAAACCATTCTTGAGCGACTTGCCCATCACCTGAATCTGGACTATCGCTATGACACCACGGCAACTCCTGCGGCACCGACAGCACCCCGAACAGTCACCCTTGAACCTGCGGCCCTCATGGTCATGCCCCGCCCGTGGATTGCCGAACTGCAAGAGGCCGCCAAAAAACTCAACAGTAAGCGCATTCAGGAACTGATTGCCGAGATTCCGCCGGACGAGGCCGTATTGATCGAGGGACTACAGCAACTGGTGAAAGGGTTCCGCTTTGATAAGATTGTTGAGCTAACCTTGGCGTAA
- the ureE gene encoding urease accessory protein UreE: MITLTQRCPEPPATARCLHLALTAAERCRSRLHCHSEEGDTLYLKLSRGTILQPGEFLATADGTVTVQIQAKPEPTLRVEAADRLSLLQAAYHLGNRHVPLEIHASYLRLTADPVLQTLLEQRGLAVTFEVTAFCPEAGAYPSHAH; the protein is encoded by the coding sequence ATGATCACGCTGACCCAACGCTGTCCTGAACCACCAGCAACGGCTCGCTGCCTCCACCTTGCCCTGACCGCAGCAGAACGCTGCCGTAGTCGTTTGCACTGCCATAGTGAGGAGGGGGACACCTTGTACCTAAAGCTATCGCGGGGCACCATCCTCCAACCGGGAGAGTTCCTCGCCACGGCGGATGGCACGGTGACGGTGCAAATTCAGGCCAAGCCGGAACCTACCCTACGGGTGGAGGCCGCCGATCGGCTGTCCCTGTTGCAGGCGGCCTATCACTTGGGGAATCGCCATGTGCCCCTCGAGATCCATGCCAGTTATCTGCGCTTGACAGCAGATCCAGTACTGCAAACCTTACTAGAACAGCGGGGCTTAGCGGTCACGTTTGAGGTCACGGCCTTCTGTCCTGAAGCGGGGGCGTACCCTTCCCATGCTCACTGA
- a CDS encoding urease accessory protein UreF, with protein MLTDTTLLTLLQWVSPALPIGGFNYSEGIETLVAQQHLTTAAALEDWLTFELRHGSAQLEAAVMVRAYRAVERGDLDRLRYWNSWLSAARETEELRAQNWQMGTALMTLVQTLEGDRLPLELQAAHPYPWNTSVAFSVAAAIAPIPLEIAVLGYLQSWLSTLISAAVKLVPLGQTAGQVVLRQLRPHVSAAVQQSLDRADADLESCTLGLALASMQHETQYSRLFRS; from the coding sequence ATGCTCACTGATACGACCCTGTTAACCCTGTTGCAGTGGGTGAGTCCGGCACTGCCCATTGGCGGCTTTAACTATTCGGAGGGCATTGAAACCCTTGTGGCGCAGCAACACCTGACCACGGCAGCAGCGCTCGAGGACTGGCTGACCTTTGAATTACGCCATGGTAGCGCCCAGTTGGAGGCGGCGGTCATGGTGAGAGCCTATCGCGCTGTTGAGAGGGGCGATCTGGACAGGTTACGCTACTGGAATAGCTGGTTGTCGGCGGCACGGGAAACGGAGGAGTTACGGGCGCAAAACTGGCAGATGGGAACCGCCTTGATGACGCTGGTGCAAACCCTTGAGGGCGATCGCCTCCCCTTGGAACTACAAGCGGCCCATCCCTACCCGTGGAATACCAGTGTGGCCTTTAGTGTGGCGGCGGCCATCGCCCCTATTCCGCTAGAAATTGCCGTTTTGGGCTATCTCCAGAGTTGGCTGAGCACCCTAATTAGCGCAGCGGTGAAGCTGGTGCCCTTGGGACAGACCGCTGGCCAAGTTGTCCTGCGTCAGTTACGACCCCACGTCAGTGCGGCGGTGCAGCAGAGTCTTGATCGGGCGGATGCTGACCTCGAGAGTTGTACCTTGGGGTTGGCCTTGGCCAGTATGCAGCACGAAACTCAGTACTCACGCCTCTTTCGCAGTTAG
- a CDS encoding DUF4359 domain-containing protein, translated as MVLPFGSYRPWLVAGGVVTLTAVAAALTNPTPADYQAQAATEINGFLLTQVCPQLLEQTTMAPLVMEACQDLEMGEAEDIERYIAYHTRTYNLGVATLFVTEFPIQPLWSLGIFGQIVPLPLS; from the coding sequence ATGGTTTTGCCCTTCGGATCCTATCGCCCGTGGCTGGTCGCAGGGGGCGTTGTTACCCTCACTGCCGTAGCCGCCGCACTCACCAACCCCACCCCAGCCGATTATCAGGCGCAGGCAGCAACAGAAATTAACGGCTTTTTACTGACTCAGGTGTGCCCGCAACTCCTAGAGCAAACCACAATGGCTCCCCTTGTGATGGAGGCCTGCCAAGACCTAGAAATGGGTGAGGCAGAGGATATTGAACGCTACATTGCCTACCATACCCGCACCTATAACCTTGGCGTAGCCACCCTCTTTGTCACCGAGTTCCCGATTCAACCGCTGTGGAGCCTCGGTATATTCGGCCAAATTGTGCCCCTGCCCCTCAGCTAA
- a CDS encoding ABC transporter substrate-binding protein — MVQCRWRRLLWAGLALLLAVVLGACGGDRLTTGATPDTIVIGTTARLRTLDPADAYETLAGLLLYNMGDRLYTYAPNSHELVPQLATALPEVSDDGLTYRIPLRRGVRFHDGTEFNAAAMAFSLQRFIESGGQPSSLLAGRVAAIKVIGDDLLEIHLKEPFVALPHLLAFSGLCAISPRAYAAAGNRFLPTQFVGTGPYRLAAYGTDGVRLEPFKAYWGGAPRNQGIRLQVFSSSANLYNAFRTGSVDVAAGALDPNQIRALKEQANRHHWQAIAGAGNAITVLSLNLRQPPWDQLAARQLLAASINRQRLQERVFLGAVDPLYSLVPSLFPVSEPVFRDFYGEGQPSTIARWLAATPFTAASPLVVNLWYRANIPSNVLAATVLKASLERDLGDRVRVQLDSADSATIYRNLDTGAYPIVLLDWYGDFYDPDNYLEPFLSCDRGSPTAGCDSGASAAWGSFFYSPAANALIAASRRQGNPQQRDELLRQLQVLNAEAVAFIPLWQSQTTLFVQPTIRGLALDVNQYFAFAALQKSP; from the coding sequence ATGGTTCAGTGTCGTTGGCGGCGACTACTTTGGGCGGGTCTGGCGCTGTTGCTGGCTGTGGTTTTAGGGGCTTGTGGCGGCGATCGCCTCACTACAGGTGCCACACCGGACACGATTGTCATTGGTACAACGGCGCGGCTGCGTACCCTCGACCCCGCCGATGCCTACGAAACCCTCGCGGGGTTACTGCTCTACAACATGGGCGATCGCCTCTACACCTATGCGCCCAACAGCCATGAGCTAGTGCCGCAACTGGCCACGGCCTTACCAGAGGTGAGTGATGATGGCCTGACGTACCGGATTCCGCTGCGGCGGGGGGTACGCTTCCACGATGGGACTGAATTTAATGCGGCTGCCATGGCCTTTTCCCTACAACGGTTTATCGAGAGTGGCGGCCAACCCTCTTCGCTGCTGGCCGGTCGTGTGGCCGCCATTAAGGTGATAGGGGACGATCTGCTGGAAATTCACCTCAAGGAACCCTTTGTGGCCTTGCCCCACCTCTTGGCCTTTAGCGGTCTGTGTGCCATTTCGCCAAGGGCCTATGCCGCCGCAGGCAATCGCTTTCTGCCCACCCAGTTTGTGGGGACAGGCCCTTACCGCTTGGCCGCCTACGGTACCGATGGGGTACGCCTTGAGCCGTTTAAGGCCTATTGGGGTGGTGCCCCCCGCAATCAGGGCATTCGCCTACAGGTTTTCTCTAGTAGTGCCAATCTTTACAATGCCTTTCGCACCGGTAGTGTCGATGTGGCCGCTGGTGCCCTAGATCCCAACCAGATCCGTGCCCTCAAGGAACAGGCGAACCGCCACCACTGGCAGGCGATCGCGGGCGCGGGGAATGCCATTACGGTGCTGAGCCTCAACCTGCGGCAGCCCCCGTGGGATCAGTTGGCGGCACGTCAGTTATTGGCGGCCAGCATCAACCGTCAGCGACTGCAAGAGCGGGTCTTTTTGGGGGCGGTGGATCCGCTGTATTCCCTTGTGCCCAGCTTATTTCCCGTCAGTGAGCCTGTGTTTCGCGACTTCTATGGGGAGGGTCAGCCGTCAACCATTGCCCGGTGGCTGGCGGCAACCCCCTTTACGGCGGCAAGCCCCCTAGTGGTGAATTTGTGGTATCGCGCCAACATTCCCAGCAATGTTTTGGCCGCCACCGTCCTCAAGGCCTCCTTAGAACGCGACCTCGGCGATCGCGTGCGGGTGCAGCTTGACAGTGCCGACTCCGCCACCATCTACCGCAATCTAGATACGGGTGCCTATCCCATCGTCCTGCTGGACTGGTATGGTGATTTCTATGATCCCGATAACTACCTAGAACCCTTCCTAAGCTGCGATCGCGGCTCACCAACCGCGGGGTGCGACAGCGGTGCCAGTGCCGCGTGGGGGTCCTTCTTTTACAGTCCCGCCGCCAATGCCCTGATTGCCGCCAGTCGTCGCCAAGGGAATCCGCAGCAGCGGGATGAGTTACTGCGCCAACTCCAAGTGCTCAATGCCGAGGCGGTGGCCTTTATTCCCCTTTGGCAGAGTCAGACGACCCTCTTTGTGCAGCCGACTATTCGTGGCCTAGCGTTGGATGTGAATCAATACTTCGCCTTTGCGGCGCTACAAAAAAGCCCATGA
- a CDS encoding TlyA family RNA methyltransferase encodes MSLRKERLDMLLVARHLCESRQQAQRWIRAGEVQVNHVPIDKPGTLVAVDATIQLKARSPFVSRGGEKLAHALQAFAILVRDRICLDGGISTGGFTDCLLQAGAKQVYGVDVGYGQVAWQLRQDPRLILKERTNLRYLTPAELYAPDAPRPDLGVVDVSFISLTKVLPALWQLLVPPRELIALVKPQFEVGRDRLGKKGVVRDAQARQAAVAQVVKAAEEQGWISLGVTPSPILGPAGNQEFLAHFRQGA; translated from the coding sequence ATGAGTCTTCGCAAAGAACGCCTAGATATGCTCTTAGTGGCGCGGCACCTGTGCGAGAGCCGTCAGCAGGCTCAGCGCTGGATTCGAGCGGGCGAGGTGCAGGTGAACCACGTCCCCATCGACAAGCCGGGCACCCTTGTGGCCGTGGATGCCACAATTCAACTGAAGGCGCGATCGCCCTTTGTCTCCCGCGGGGGTGAAAAACTAGCCCATGCCCTGCAGGCGTTTGCCATTCTCGTGCGCGATCGCATCTGCTTGGATGGCGGTATTTCCACCGGTGGGTTTACGGACTGCTTGCTCCAGGCGGGTGCCAAGCAAGTGTACGGCGTTGATGTGGGCTACGGTCAAGTGGCATGGCAACTGCGCCAAGATCCCCGCCTGATTCTGAAGGAGCGCACCAATTTACGCTACCTCACCCCAGCGGAACTGTATGCGCCGGATGCCCCCCGACCGGATTTGGGGGTGGTAGATGTGTCTTTTATTTCCCTCACCAAGGTTCTACCCGCCCTGTGGCAGCTATTGGTGCCGCCGCGAGAACTGATTGCCTTAGTGAAACCCCAGTTTGAAGTGGGGCGCGATCGCCTCGGTAAAAAGGGCGTTGTCCGCGATGCACAGGCACGGCAGGCGGCGGTGGCACAGGTTGTCAAGGCTGCTGAAGAACAGGGATGGATTTCCTTAGGGGTAACGCCATCCCCAATCTTAGGGCCTGCGGGCAATCAAGAATTTCTGGCGCACTTTCGCCAAGGGGCTTAG
- a CDS encoding DUF3747 domain-containing protein, which yields MKRWHKLGLGLLMMACFGAATPQAARAGMFTQTEVDQSRYVVMAVPVARGGYRLLVVEQIKDTRPCWSESGNGPVVVDPLLVTFDFTGICGRATDSNGYSIRVAEQDLGLQYGLRIEQGEGELLLVGSSHRGGPGMVIGRTYGMVEGQFLKFVLNPGWRLTRRTYEGRVLGHVYFTNDSWEAATGTAPTPAPVSSEGVPPASNEANRTSEANTTSVAPIPGPQS from the coding sequence ATGAAACGCTGGCATAAACTGGGCTTAGGGCTTTTAATGATGGCCTGTTTTGGGGCGGCGACTCCCCAAGCAGCCCGTGCAGGCATGTTTACCCAAACGGAGGTGGATCAGTCTAGGTACGTGGTCATGGCAGTTCCGGTTGCGCGGGGCGGCTATCGGCTATTAGTTGTGGAGCAAATCAAAGATACCCGTCCCTGCTGGAGTGAGTCCGGCAACGGTCCTGTTGTGGTTGATCCGCTGTTGGTTACCTTTGACTTTACCGGCATTTGTGGCCGCGCCACCGACAGTAATGGCTACTCGATTCGCGTGGCTGAGCAGGATTTGGGGTTGCAGTATGGCCTCCGCATTGAGCAGGGAGAGGGTGAACTGTTGCTGGTGGGTAGCAGCCACCGCGGTGGCCCCGGCATGGTGATTGGCCGCACCTATGGCATGGTCGAGGGGCAGTTCCTCAAATTTGTCCTTAATCCGGGCTGGCGGCTCACCCGTCGCACCTACGAAGGCCGGGTTCTGGGTCATGTTTACTTCACCAACGATTCGTGGGAAGCGGCAACAGGTACAGCGCCAACGCCTGCCCCTGTGAGCAGTGAAGGGGTGCCCCCCGCTAGCAATGAGGCCAATCGTACTTCGGAGGCAAACACCACCTCGGTCGCACCGATCCCGGGTCCCCAAAGCTAA
- a CDS encoding 4'-phosphopantetheinyl transferase superfamily protein, producing the protein MVWDAPLPPVVHPQWQLEPPPLRPQSLHLWWIPLAPEQPRQQILRYYLRRYCPHLPEAPLPVTKTGKPFLADLHFNWSHSHDVALLAVSGAAAVGVDLEVVRPHAYREAIARRFFGPQLQAAPTPDRDRAFLYAWTYYEAWIKAHGGSLWQPPPPWQPHAAYRFRVGDRAVATVVSLSPLPPILQFLRQAPLSGSS; encoded by the coding sequence ATGGTGTGGGATGCCCCCCTGCCGCCGGTGGTTCACCCCCAATGGCAGCTCGAGCCACCGCCGCTGCGACCCCAATCGCTGCATCTATGGTGGATTCCTTTAGCCCCTGAGCAGCCCCGGCAGCAGATTTTACGCTACTATCTGCGTCGGTACTGCCCTCACTTGCCCGAGGCTCCCCTGCCAGTCACCAAAACCGGAAAGCCCTTCTTGGCGGATCTGCATTTTAACTGGAGCCATTCCCACGACGTTGCACTGCTTGCGGTTAGTGGTGCGGCAGCGGTCGGTGTTGATTTGGAAGTGGTGCGTCCCCACGCCTACCGTGAGGCGATCGCCCGCCGTTTTTTTGGCCCTCAGTTGCAGGCGGCACCGACCCCGGATCGGGATCGCGCGTTTTTGTATGCTTGGACGTATTATGAGGCGTGGATTAAGGCGCATGGCGGCTCCCTGTGGCAGCCCCCGCCCCCTTGGCAACCCCACGCTGCCTATCGCTTTAGGGTGGGCGATCGCGCCGTAGCCACGGTTGTTTCCCTCAGCCCGTTGCCGCCGATCCTGCAATTTCTGCGGCAGGCACCCCTGAGTGGCTCATCATGA
- a CDS encoding Vat family streptogramin A O-acetyltransferase gives MPLLGKGPDPNQKHPLPQFPQICFIKNTVTNPHILIGDYTYYDDPEDSEDFERNVLYHFPFIGDKLIIGKFCAIARNVKFIMNGANHDMAGFSTYPFYIFGHGWEQTEPPPDGQTCKGDTVIGHDVWLGYEAVILPGVQVGNGAVVAAKSVVTKSVPAYTIVGGNPARVIRQRFSDDVIAALEQIAWWHWDAAKISQWLPHIVAADIEALQAC, from the coding sequence ATGCCGCTCCTTGGGAAGGGGCCTGACCCCAATCAAAAACATCCGTTACCGCAGTTTCCGCAAATTTGTTTTATTAAAAATACGGTTACGAACCCCCACATCCTGATTGGTGATTACACCTACTACGATGATCCCGAAGACTCAGAAGACTTTGAACGCAATGTTTTGTACCACTTCCCCTTTATCGGTGACAAGCTGATCATTGGCAAATTCTGTGCGATCGCCCGCAATGTTAAATTCATAATGAATGGTGCCAATCATGATATGGCGGGGTTTTCCACCTATCCTTTTTATATTTTTGGTCACGGTTGGGAGCAGACTGAGCCACCCCCGGACGGCCAGACCTGCAAAGGGGATACCGTCATTGGCCATGATGTGTGGCTAGGGTACGAAGCCGTCATTCTACCTGGGGTGCAGGTGGGGAATGGGGCGGTGGTGGCCGCCAAGTCCGTGGTCACCAAATCAGTTCCGGCCTATACCATCGTGGGAGGCAATCCGGCACGGGTCATTCGCCAACGCTTCAGCGATGATGTGATTGCAGCTCTAGAGCAGATTGCGTGGTGGCACTGGGATGCCGCAAAAATCAGCCAGTGGCTTCCCCATATTGTGGCGGCAGATATTGAGGCATTACAGGCTTGCTAA
- a CDS encoding pseudouridine synthase yields MATERLHKVLAQWGVASRRHAEALIRQGDIWVNGRPAQLGDKVDPDRDRIEYQGLSLRPAQAVERVYLLLHKPKGVICTCEDPHGRRTVLETLPPRYRGVPGLHPVGRLDVDSSGALIITNDGELTYRLTHPRHHIPKTYRVWVKGQPSETTLQQWRQGVPLEGRLTLPATVRVITLRGDGTLLEIVLHEGRNRQIRRIAEALGHPVISLKRVAIGCVHLGTLRPRQVRPLTPRELHSLCQWQA; encoded by the coding sequence ATGGCAACCGAACGCTTACACAAAGTCCTTGCCCAGTGGGGGGTCGCCTCGCGCCGCCATGCCGAAGCCCTCATTCGTCAAGGGGACATTTGGGTCAACGGTCGCCCCGCTCAGTTGGGGGACAAGGTGGATCCCGATCGCGATCGCATTGAATATCAGGGGCTCTCCCTCCGTCCGGCCCAAGCCGTCGAACGGGTGTATTTGCTTCTCCACAAACCCAAGGGGGTCATCTGCACCTGTGAGGATCCGCACGGGCGGCGCACGGTTCTAGAGACTTTGCCGCCGCGTTACCGGGGGGTACCCGGACTGCATCCCGTCGGTCGCTTGGATGTTGATTCCAGTGGCGCACTCATTATCACCAATGACGGTGAACTCACCTATCGGCTGACCCATCCCCGTCACCACATCCCCAAAACCTATCGGGTGTGGGTCAAGGGCCAGCCCTCTGAAACCACGCTACAGCAGTGGCGGCAGGGGGTGCCCCTAGAGGGCCGCCTTACATTGCCCGCAACGGTTCGGGTCATCACACTAAGGGGGGATGGCACCTTGCTAGAGATTGTGCTGCACGAAGGCCGGAACCGCCAAATTCGCCGCATCGCCGAGGCTTTGGGGCATCCGGTGATCAGCCTCAAACGGGTGGCGATTGGTTGCGTGCACCTTGGTACGTTACGTCCCCGTCAAGTGCGCCCCCTCACTCCTCGGGAACTTCACTCCCTGTGTCAATGGCAGGCTTAA
- a CDS encoding 2Fe-2S iron-sulfur cluster-binding protein codes for MESERITVMFLPDNVSVQATAGESWLTVAERAGVEIPTGCRMGSCGACTVELENGEEIRTCISTVGGDRPCVTAYIFSDPTW; via the coding sequence ATGGAGAGCGAACGGATCACGGTAATGTTTTTACCAGACAACGTATCGGTGCAGGCCACGGCGGGAGAAAGTTGGCTGACGGTAGCCGAGCGCGCGGGTGTGGAGATTCCCACCGGCTGCCGCATGGGCAGTTGTGGTGCGTGCACGGTGGAACTCGAAAATGGCGAGGAAATTCGCACCTGTATTTCTACCGTTGGGGGCGATCGCCCCTGCGTCACCGCCTACATTTTTAGTGACCCGACGTGGTAA